The following are from one region of the Nicotiana tomentosiformis chromosome 7, ASM39032v3, whole genome shotgun sequence genome:
- the LOC104104148 gene encoding probable aminotransferase TAT2, producing the protein MKEKGAKTRWNFRENDKLLAGSGLSIRVVRNTLMQSVDPSDTRPVIPLSHGDPSSFSCFRTTPVAEDAIFDSVRSAKFNGYSSSVGILSARRAVAEHLSQDLPYKLSPDDVYLTIGCTQAIEIILNVLARPNANILLPRPGFPYYEARAAYNHLEMRHFNLLPEKKWEVDLNSVESLADENTVAIVIINPGNPCGNVYTYQHLKEVAEMAKKLGILVIADEVYDHLTFGSKPFVPMGIFGSIAPVITLGSISKRWIVPGWRLGWLVTNDPNGILKEYGVIDSIMGYLNLISDPATLIQGAIPMILQKTKDDFFSKIVNILRQAADICYDKIKDIPCITCPSKPEGSMSVMVKLHLNLLEDIEDDLDFCVKLAKEESLIILPGVTVGLKNWLRITFACELSTLEDGLKRLTAFCQRHAKKNNKLLLEGNLISLHF; encoded by the exons ATGAAGGAGAAGGGTGCAAAAACAAGATGGAATTTTAGAGAGAACGACAAGTTGTTGGCTGGGTCGGGTTTGTCCATAAGAGTGGTTCGTAATACATTAATGCAGAGCGTCGACCCGTCCGACACCCGACCCGTTATCCCTCTCTCCCACGGCGACCCTTCTTCCTTCTCCTGCTTTCGGACCACTCCCGTCGCTGAAGATGCTATCTTTGATTCCGTTCGCTCAGCTAAGTTCAACGGCTATTCCTCCTCCGTCGGCATACTTTCAGCTAGAAG GGCTGTAGCAGAACACTTATCTCAAGATCTTCCATACAAGTTGTCACCTGATGATGTTTACTTGACAATTGGATGTACTCAAGCAATTGAAATAATTTTGAATGTTCTTGCTCGCCCGAATGCAAATATTCTACTTCCAAGGCCTGGATTTCCTTATTATGAAGCGCGAGCTGCATATAATCATCTTGAAATGCGTCACTTTAATCTTCTCCCTGAAAAGAAGTGGGAGGTAGACCTTAATTCAGTTGAGTCTTTGGCAGATGAAAATACTGTTGCTATTGTCATTATTAATCCTGGGAATCCTTGCGGTAATGTCTACACATACCAACATTTGAAGGAG GTGGCGGAGATGGCAAAGAAGCTTGGAATTTTAGTTATTGCTGATGAAGTTTATGATCATCTTACTTTTGGAAGTAAACCATTTGTGCCTATGGGAATATTTGGATCGATTGCGCCTGTTATTACACTTGGATCCATATCAAAGAGGTGGATTGTCCCTGGTTGGCGACTTGGTTGGCTTGTTACAAACGATCCAAATGGAATACTAAAAGAATATGGG GTCATAGATTCTATTATGGGGTATCTCAATCTAATTTCTGACCCCGCAACCCTTATTCAG GGAGCAATTCCTATGATCCTTCAGAAAACAAAAGATGATTTCTTCtctaaaatagtaaatatactAAGACAAGCTGCAGACATTTGTTATGACAAAATCAAGGATATACCTTGCATCACTTGCCCAAGTAAACCTGAAGGATCTATGTCTGTGATG GTCAAACTTCACTTAAACCTTCTAGAAGACATTGAAGATGACCTGGACTTCTGTGTCAAGCTTGCTAAGGAGGAGTCTTTGATAATTTTACCAG GTGTTACTGTAGGACTCAAGAATTGGCTCAGGATAACCTTTGCATGTGAACTATCAACTCTAGAAGATGGTCTCAAGAGACTAACTGCTTTCTGTCAAAGGCATGCAAAGAAAAACAATAAGCTACTCTTAGAAGGAAACTTGATATCTCTCCATTTTTAG